The following coding sequences lie in one Massilia sp. KIM genomic window:
- a CDS encoding DUF4142 domain-containing protein — MQKKQVLKRLLAVSAVAAMLGSFGVQAQTSGQTAQQMSQQGAQGNPNLTGKAANDGTVGNPNSQGMEDRSAQVGSTSTATTQSGSTGTATTQSGSTGAAATGAASGTAKLTRADKKALTDMAMSNMAEIESGKLALSKSQNQEVKTFAQRMIDDHTKAQTEVQTVAQSKGVTLPTELDAKHKAKAAMLEKLSGDAFDRAYMKQSGLADHRDTHGKLKKGLSGAKDPDIKALASKMTPVVEQHLKSAEQLSASQSRTATGQSGATGTTDSGK, encoded by the coding sequence ATGCAGAAGAAACAGGTACTCAAACGCCTGCTGGCGGTATCGGCAGTGGCAGCCATGCTCGGTTCCTTCGGCGTGCAGGCCCAGACCAGCGGCCAGACCGCTCAGCAGATGAGCCAGCAGGGCGCCCAGGGCAATCCCAACCTGACCGGCAAGGCCGCCAATGACGGCACCGTCGGCAACCCGAACAGCCAGGGCATGGAAGACCGCAGCGCACAGGTCGGCAGCACAAGCACCGCCACCACCCAATCCGGCAGCACCGGCACTGCCACCACCCAATCCGGCAGCACCGGCGCGGCCGCGACCGGCGCCGCCTCCGGCACGGCCAAGCTGACCCGGGCCGACAAGAAGGCGCTGACCGACATGGCGATGTCCAACATGGCCGAGATCGAATCGGGCAAGCTGGCGCTGAGCAAGAGCCAGAACCAGGAGGTCAAGACCTTCGCCCAGCGCATGATCGACGACCACACCAAGGCCCAGACCGAAGTGCAGACCGTGGCCCAGTCCAAGGGCGTGACCCTGCCGACCGAGCTCGACGCCAAGCACAAGGCCAAGGCCGCCATGCTCGAGAAGCTCAGCGGCGACGCCTTCGACCGCGCCTACATGAAGCAGTCGGGCCTGGCCGATCACCGCGACACCCACGGCAAGCTCAAGAAAGGCCTGAGCGGCGCGAAAGATCCGGACATCAAGGCCCTGGCCTCGAAGATGACCCCGGTGGTCGAGCAGCACCTGAAGTCGGCCGAGCAGCTCTCGGCTTCGCAATCGCGCACCGCGACCGGCCAGTCGGGCGCAACCGGCACCACCGACAGCGGCAAGTAA